In the genome of Notamacropus eugenii isolate mMacEug1 chromosome 5, mMacEug1.pri_v2, whole genome shotgun sequence, one region contains:
- the B3GALT6 gene encoding beta-1,3-galactosyltransferase 6 — protein sequence MNLPRLVCRHRTALALAGLALSAGALLWLARCAPESSAGGGRVAAAAHAPAEPAERAFLAVLVVSAPAGAERRSAVRSTWLAGAGRPGPLADVWARFVVGTAGLEATERRALEREQARHGDLLLLPHLRDAYENLTAKVLAMFAWLDERVAFDFVLKADDDTFARLGALRDELRTREPERRQRLYWGFFSGRGRVQAGGRWREAAWLLCDHYLPYALGGGYVLSADLVRFVSRSRDVLQRWRSEDVSLGAWLAPLAVRREHDPRFDTEYRSRGCSNQYLVTHKQSPDDMRAKQRSLALHGRLCPQEVRLRLSYVYDWDVPPSQCCRRREGIP from the coding sequence ATGAACCTGCCGCGGCTCGTGTGCCGGCACCGCACGGCGCTAGCGCTGGCCGGCCTGGCGCTGTCTGCAGGCGCGCTGCTCTGGCTGGCCAGGTGCGCGCCCGAGAGCTCGGCGGGGGGTGGGCGCGTGGCCGCCGCGGCGCATGCGCCAGCGGAGCCCGCGGAGCGCGCGTTCCTGGCCGTGCTGGTGGTGAGCGCGCCCGCAGGCGCGGAGCGGCGGAGCGCCGTCCGCAGCACGTGGCTGGCGGGCGCCGGGCGGCCCGGGCCGCTGGCCGACGTGTGGGCGCGCTTCGTGGTGGGCACGGCCGGGCTGGAGGCCACCGAGCGGCGCGCTCTGGAGCGGGAGCAGGCGCGCCACGGcgacctgctgctgctgccgcacCTGCGCGACGCCTACGAGAACCTGACGGCCAAGGTGCTGGCCATGTTCGCGTGGCTGGACGAGCGCGTGGCCTTCGACTTCGTGCTCAAGGCCGACGACGACACGTTCGCGCGCCTGGGCGCCCTGCGCGACGAGCTGCGCACGCGCGAGCCGGAGCGGCGCCAGCGCCTCTACTGGGGCTTCTTCTCGGGGCGCGGGCGCGTGCAGGCGGGCGGGCGCTGGCGCGAGGCCGCCTGGCTGCTCTGCGACCACTACCTGCCCTACGCGCTGGGCGGCGGCTACGTGCTCTCGGCCGACCTGGTGCGCTTCGTCAGCCGCAGCCGCGACGTGCTGCAGCGCTGGCGCAGCGAGGACGTGTCGCTGGGCGCCTGGCTGGCGCCCCTGGCCGTGCGGCGCGAGCACGACCCGCGCTTCGACACCGAGTACCGCTCGCGGGGCTGCAGCAACCAGTACCTGGTGACGCACAAGCAGAGCCCCGACGACATGCGCGCCAAGCAGCGCAGCCTGGCCCTGCACGGCCGCCTGTGCCCGCAGGAGGTGCGCCTGCGCCTCTCCTACGTCTACGACTGGGACGTGCCGCCGTCGCAGTGCTGCCGGCGCCGCGAGGGCATCCCCTGA